One Caldibacillus debilis DSM 16016 genomic window carries:
- a CDS encoding disulfide oxidoreductase, with product MFYDQKKMESYLFFSWCVSIVATFGSLYFSEIRQFEPCELCWYQRILMYPLTVLLGMAVVRKDFRISLYALVLSVIGGSISLYHYLIQKVPFFTENAISCGRIPCTAQYINWFGFITIPFLALTAFILIAGANYIVWKKWKEANW from the coding sequence ATGTTTTACGATCAAAAAAAGATGGAATCCTATCTTTTTTTTAGCTGGTGTGTTTCTATTGTAGCCACTTTTGGCAGTTTATATTTTTCCGAAATCCGCCAATTTGAACCGTGCGAACTTTGCTGGTATCAGCGGATTCTCATGTACCCGTTGACGGTTCTGCTCGGCATGGCGGTCGTCCGGAAAGATTTCCGGATCAGTCTTTATGCGCTGGTCTTGTCGGTGATCGGGGGATCCATTTCCTTGTACCATTATTTGATCCAAAAGGTTCCCTTTTTCACCGAAAACGCCATTTCCTGCGGCAGAATTCCCTGCACGGCCCAATATATCAATTGGTTCGGTTTTATCACCATCCCCTTTCTCGCCTTGACGGCGTTTATCCTGATCGCCGGGGCGAATTACATCGTCTGGAAAAAATGGAAGGAGGCCAATTGGTGA
- a CDS encoding thioredoxin family protein, whose protein sequence is MKKVIAFLSVVIVIFAAIWVLNVYQQREKLKGNPYKKSSLHSETIAQLDDPNYQNIVLPEELAAQLKDGNDETVYFYSPTCSYCRKTTPIVVPLSNDLGIDLKLFNLLEFEEGWEQYDIEATPTIIHFENGKESARIVGYNEKEVFEQWFEENVLK, encoded by the coding sequence GTGAAGAAAGTCATCGCCTTTTTGAGCGTCGTCATCGTTATTTTTGCCGCCATTTGGGTTTTAAATGTATACCAGCAGCGGGAAAAATTAAAGGGAAACCCGTATAAAAAATCGAGCCTCCACAGCGAAACCATCGCCCAGCTGGACGATCCCAATTATCAAAACATCGTTTTGCCGGAGGAATTGGCCGCCCAATTGAAGGACGGCAACGATGAGACGGTCTATTTTTACAGCCCGACCTGCAGCTATTGCAGAAAAACGACGCCGATCGTCGTCCCCCTCAGCAACGATTTGGGGATCGACTTAAAATTATTCAATTTGCTGGAATTCGAAGAAGGATGGGAACAATACGATATCGAGGCGACGCCGACCATCATCCATTTCGAGAACGGCAAAGAATCCGCCCGGATTGTCGGATATAACGAAAAAGAGGTCTTTGAACAATGGTTCGAGGAAAATGTTTTAAAATAA
- a CDS encoding YhdB family protein — protein MNKADYDRALHYAKLAQWDHLLILMVRTKDDILSKKIEQFLHAYHFQYDYTRMEYCFYELLRYAEYANEKAAGEQNEAIFV, from the coding sequence ATGAATAAAGCGGATTACGACCGCGCCTTGCATTACGCGAAGCTCGCCCAGTGGGACCATTTGCTCATCCTGATGGTGCGGACAAAGGACGACATTTTATCGAAAAAGATCGAACAATTTTTGCATGCCTACCACTTCCAATACGACTACACGCGAATGGAATATTGTTTTTACGAACTGCTCCGCTACGCCGAATACGCCAACGAAAAAGCCGCCGGCGAACAAAATGAAGCGATCTTCGTCTGA